The proteins below come from a single Ahaetulla prasina isolate Xishuangbanna chromosome 16, ASM2864084v1, whole genome shotgun sequence genomic window:
- the TUBB4B gene encoding tubulin beta-4B chain, whose protein sequence is MREIVHLQAGQCGNQIGAKFWEVISDEHGIDPTGTYHGDSDLQLERINVYYNEATGGKYVPRAVLVDLEPGTMDSVRSGPFGQIFRPDNFVFGQSGAGNNWAKGHYTEGAELVDSVLDVVRKEAESCDCLQGFQLTHSLGGGTGSGMGTLLISKIREEYPDRIMNTFSVVPSPKVSDTVVEPYNATLSVHQLVENTDETYCIDNEALYDICFRTLKLTTPTYGDLNHLVSATMSGVTTCLRFPGQLNADLRKLAVNMVPFPRLHFFMPGFAPLTSRGSQQYRALTVPELTQQMFDAKNMMAACDPRHGRYLTVAAVFRGRMSMKEVDEQMLNVQNKNSSYFVEWIPNNVKTAVCDIPPRGLKMSATFIGNSTAIQELFKRISEQFTAMFRRKAFLHWYTGEGMDEMEFTEAESNMNDLVSEYQQYQDATAEEEGEFEEEAEEEAA, encoded by the exons ATGAGGGAGATCGTACATTTGCAGGCAGGCCAGTGCGGCAACCAGATCGGCGCCAAG TTCTGGGAGGTGATCTCGGACGAGCATGGCATCGACCCTACCGGCACGTATCACGGCGACAGCGACCTCCAGCTGGAACGCATCAACGTCTACTACAACGAGGCCACCG GCGGCAAGTACGTCCCTCGGGCTGTGCTGGTGGATCTGGAGCCGGGCACCATGGACTCGGTGCGCTCGGGCCCCTTCGGGCAGATTTTCCGGCCCGACAACTTCGTCTTCG GTCAGAGTGGAGCAGGCAACAACTGGGCCAAGGGCCATTACACTGAGGGGGCTGAGCTTGTTGACTCTGTACTCGATGTTGTAAGGAAAGAAGCTGAAAGCTGTGACTGTCTCCAGGGTTTCCAACTCACACATTCCCTGGGGGGTGGCACTGGTTCTGGCATGGGGACGCTCCTGATCAGCAAGATCCGTGAAGAGTACCCGGACAGGATTATGAACACTTTTAGCGTTGTCCCCTCCCCCAAAGTGTCAGACACTGTGGTTGAGCCCTACAATGCCACTCTCTCAGTCCACCAGCTGGTGGAAAACACAGATGAGACCTATTGTATTGATAACGAGGCCCTGTATGATATTTGTTTCCGGACCCTGAAACTGACCACTCCTACCTATGGCGATCTCAATCACCTGGTGTCAGCCACAATGAGTGGAGTGACCACTTGTCTGCGGTTCCCAGGCCAGCTAAATGCTGACCTGCGCAAGCTAGCAGTCAACATGGTTCCCTTTCCTCGGCTACATTTTTTTATGCCTGGCTTTGCTCCGCTGACCAGTCGTGGGAGCCAGCAGTACCGTGCCCTGACGGTGCCTGAGCTCACCCAGCAGATGTTCGATGCCAAGAACATGATGGCAGCCTGCGACCCCCGTCATGGGCGCTACCTCACGGTTGCGGCAGTTTTCCGTGGGCGCATGTCGATGAAGGAGGTGGATGAGCAGATGCTGAATGTCCAGAACAAGAATAGCAGCTACTTTGTGGAGTGGATCCCCAATAACGTGAAGACTGCTGTCTGTGACATCCCTCCTCGTGGCCTTAAGATGTCAGCCACCTTCATTGGCAACAGCACTGCCATCCAGGAACTCTTCAAGCGCATCTCTGAGCAGTTCACAGCTATGTTCCGCCGCAAGGCTTTCCTGCATTGGTACACTGGGGAGGGCATGGATGAGATGGAGTTCACTGAGGCTGAGAGCAACATGAATGACCTTGTCTCAGAATACCAGCAGTACCAGGATGCAACAGCCGAGGAAGAGGGTGAGTTTGAAGAGGAAGCAGAGGAAGAAGCAGCTTAG
- the TPRN gene encoding taperin isoform X2, which produces MGCRLRLYAKIQRHPPPKNSDRLIGAVFRAQRRDSSTTANRRGRSAGASPPRPVGGAIAGGPRKSLEAATAARPVGQVGGWLLALSGVGGGAAAAAAAEAPAWKLALLERKRAKLAAGMGLEPGWGSAPRPGQGSDGREAGTVVAESLGPLRGNPFMRLESERRRRRGGGSCEFPGPASTPSPPAESPALAQLLQLYGAMPGIRTIRAGNILIIESSDPAQPAQGSAPGRQSPLRDLLARRGPPVAEIRAAQVVVYEPGPPPLSTGPDAGLVSRLLQKFDRPGQGKGRGGDGPVLKVPPPPSPPSTRPPGAQGGGGGVFLQKIGSNSFVVNPRGHRPDIAAASALNNGRATVEEGTPPPPSSPGQCGMAAISKAVPSSRSPAPSSLPPAEAGKPKSKAVAALETSPQPPPPSSAMPAGRASDSPPWPSPLFSSSCSFEIRPALKPNLATIPAHDLQARALASLRLNSRNSFLFVPHRKEAPPDLPQPAEALPAAPEEKSVKPLVPVTYIDEDLVAAMPPLKVLSPRLEGFQVPREGALALETEDPALPTCRPLSAGSVTRTFTVVPKRKPPTAGLEPFSRAWLQEEEKEDKSQREAQMGAPLQESGRVKKRYPTVSEIEVIGGYLSLNKSCMSKSGIRRKKMKISFNETSLQTMFEYPSESSLVEEEEEGEYATEVHGKPAFLTPHPNSSVNSNPVNSGLEWMLSTCS; this is translated from the exons ATGGGCTGCCGGCTGCGGCTTTACGCTAAAATTcagcgacaccccccccccaagaatagCGACAGGCTAATCGGGGCCGTCTTTCGTGCGCAGAGGCGGGACTCCTCCACGACAGCCAATCGGCGCGGCCGCTCCGCCGGGGCGTCTCCTCCGCGGCCGGTGGGCGGTGCTATCGCCGGCGGGCCCCGGAAGTCGCTGGAGGCGGCGACCGCGGCGCGGCCGGTCGGCCAGGTGGGGGGGTGGCTGCTCGCCCTGagcggcgtgggggggggggcggcggcggcggcggccgccgAGGCGCCGGCCTGGAAGCTGGCCCTTCTGGAGCGGAAGCGGGCCAAGCTGGCGGCCGGCATGGGCCTGGAGCCCGGCTGGGGCTCCGCTCCGCGACCCGGCCAGGGCTCCGACGGGCGCGAGGCGGGGACGGTGGTGGCCGAGAGCCTGGGCCCGCTGCGGGGGAACCCCTTCATGCGCCTGGAGagcgagcggcggcggcggcggggggggggctcctgCGAGTTCCCGGGGCCGGCTTCCACCCCGTCGCCGCCCGCCGAGTCCCCGGCCCTGGCGCAGCTGCTGCAGCTCTACGGAGCCATGCCCGGCATCCGCACCATCCGCGCAGGCAACATCCTCATCATCGAGTCCAGCGACCCGGCGCAGCCCGCGCAAGGCAGCGCCCCCGGCCGTCAGAGCCCCCTGCGGGATCTGCTCGCCCGCCGCGGCCCTCCTGTCGCCGAGATCCGCGCGGCCCAAGTCGTCGTCTATGAGCCCGGACCGCCGCCGCTCTCCACTGGCCCCGATGCCGGTCTGGTCAGCCGGCTGCTGCAGAAGTTCGACCGGCCGGGGCAAGGGAAAGGGCGGGGCGGCGACGGCCCTGTCCTGAAGGTGCCTCCGCCGCCCAGCCCACCTTCCACCCGCCCGCCCGGTGCTCAGGGCGGCGGCGgtggtgttttcttgcagaagatcGGCTCCAACTCCTTTGTGGTGAATCCGAGGGGACACCGCCCCGACATCGCGGCTGCCTCTGCGCTCAATAACGGGCGTGCGACAGTAGAGGAGGGCACTCCGCCTCCTCCCAGCAGTCCCGGCCAGTGCGGCATGGCAGCCATCTCCAAAGCCGTGCCATCCTCCCGGAGCCCAGCGCCTTCGTCTCTGCCACCAGCTGAGGCGGGAAAGCCAAAGTCCAAGGCTGTTGCTGCCCTTGAGACCTCGCCACAGCCGCCCCCACCATCCAGTGCCATGCCGGCCGGCCGAGCCTCAGACAGTCCACCGTGGCCCAGCCCGCTCTTCAGCTCCAGCTGCTCCTTTGAGATCCGCCCAGCCCTGAAGCCCAATCTTGCCACCATCCCTGCTCACGACCTCCAGGCGCGCGCCTTGGCCAGCCTGCGGCTCAATTCCCGCAACTCCTTCCTCTTTGTGCCCCATCGGAAAGAGGCGCCCCCTGACCTTCCTCAGCCTGCAGAGGCCCTTCCCGCTGCCCCTGAGGAGAAGTCGGTCAAGCCTCTGGTGCCCGTGACTTACATAGATGAGGACTTGGTAGCAGCCATGCCGCCCTTGAAAGTCTTGAGCCCCAGACTGGAGGGTTTCCAGGTGCCTCGAGAAGGTGCCTTGGCTCTGGAGACTGAAGACCCTGCTTTGCCCACTTGCAGGCCCCTTTCCGCTGGCTCCGTTACTCGCACCTTCACCGTAGTGCCCAAAAGGAAGCCTCCCACAGCCGGCCTGGAGCCCTTCAGCAGAGCCTggctgcaggaggaggagaaagaggacaaAAGCCAAAGGGAAGCCCAGATGGGAGCCCCCCTGCAGGAATCGGGTCGTGTCAAAAAACGCTACCCCACCGTCAGTGAGATTGAAGTGATTGGCGGCTACCTTTCTCTCAATAAGTCCTGCATGAGCAAATCGGGCATTCGGCGCAAAAAG ATGAAAATATCTTTCAATGAGACCAGCTTGCAAACCATGTTTGAATATCCATCTGAGAGCTCcttagtggaggaggaggaggaaggagaatacGCCACAGAAGTACATGGGAAGCCTGCCTTTCTCACTCCTCATCCAAACAGTAGTGTCAACTCAAACCCAGTCAACTCAG GATTGGAGTGGATGTTAAGCACCTGCAGTTaa
- the TPRN gene encoding taperin isoform X1, producing MGCRLRLYAKIQRHPPPKNSDRLIGAVFRAQRRDSSTTANRRGRSAGASPPRPVGGAIAGGPRKSLEAATAARPVGQVGGWLLALSGVGGGAAAAAAAEAPAWKLALLERKRAKLAAGMGLEPGWGSAPRPGQGSDGREAGTVVAESLGPLRGNPFMRLESERRRRRGGGSCEFPGPASTPSPPAESPALAQLLQLYGAMPGIRTIRAGNILIIESSDPAQPAQGSAPGRQSPLRDLLARRGPPVAEIRAAQVVVYEPGPPPLSTGPDAGLVSRLLQKFDRPGQGKGRGGDGPVLKVPPPPSPPSTRPPGAQGGGGGVFLQKIGSNSFVVNPRGHRPDIAAASALNNGRATVEEGTPPPPSSPGQCGMAAISKAVPSSRSPAPSSLPPAEAGKPKSKAVAALETSPQPPPPSSAMPAGRASDSPPWPSPLFSSSCSFEIRPALKPNLATIPAHDLQARALASLRLNSRNSFLFVPHRKEAPPDLPQPAEALPAAPEEKSVKPLVPVTYIDEDLVAAMPPLKVLSPRLEGFQVPREGALALETEDPALPTCRPLSAGSVTRTFTVVPKRKPPTAGLEPFSRAWLQEEEKEDKSQREAQMGAPLQESGRVKKRYPTVSEIEVIGGYLSLNKSCMSKSGIRRKKMKISFNETSLQTMFEYPSESSLVEEEEEGEYATEVHGKPAFLTPHPNSSVNSNPVNSGLAGYTPRHSLGFNKWQDHQHQKLPSSIGALPQEADQQVMLTPSEKSHLSDFSSEPALYF from the exons ATGGGCTGCCGGCTGCGGCTTTACGCTAAAATTcagcgacaccccccccccaagaatagCGACAGGCTAATCGGGGCCGTCTTTCGTGCGCAGAGGCGGGACTCCTCCACGACAGCCAATCGGCGCGGCCGCTCCGCCGGGGCGTCTCCTCCGCGGCCGGTGGGCGGTGCTATCGCCGGCGGGCCCCGGAAGTCGCTGGAGGCGGCGACCGCGGCGCGGCCGGTCGGCCAGGTGGGGGGGTGGCTGCTCGCCCTGagcggcgtgggggggggggcggcggcggcggcggccgccgAGGCGCCGGCCTGGAAGCTGGCCCTTCTGGAGCGGAAGCGGGCCAAGCTGGCGGCCGGCATGGGCCTGGAGCCCGGCTGGGGCTCCGCTCCGCGACCCGGCCAGGGCTCCGACGGGCGCGAGGCGGGGACGGTGGTGGCCGAGAGCCTGGGCCCGCTGCGGGGGAACCCCTTCATGCGCCTGGAGagcgagcggcggcggcggcggggggggggctcctgCGAGTTCCCGGGGCCGGCTTCCACCCCGTCGCCGCCCGCCGAGTCCCCGGCCCTGGCGCAGCTGCTGCAGCTCTACGGAGCCATGCCCGGCATCCGCACCATCCGCGCAGGCAACATCCTCATCATCGAGTCCAGCGACCCGGCGCAGCCCGCGCAAGGCAGCGCCCCCGGCCGTCAGAGCCCCCTGCGGGATCTGCTCGCCCGCCGCGGCCCTCCTGTCGCCGAGATCCGCGCGGCCCAAGTCGTCGTCTATGAGCCCGGACCGCCGCCGCTCTCCACTGGCCCCGATGCCGGTCTGGTCAGCCGGCTGCTGCAGAAGTTCGACCGGCCGGGGCAAGGGAAAGGGCGGGGCGGCGACGGCCCTGTCCTGAAGGTGCCTCCGCCGCCCAGCCCACCTTCCACCCGCCCGCCCGGTGCTCAGGGCGGCGGCGgtggtgttttcttgcagaagatcGGCTCCAACTCCTTTGTGGTGAATCCGAGGGGACACCGCCCCGACATCGCGGCTGCCTCTGCGCTCAATAACGGGCGTGCGACAGTAGAGGAGGGCACTCCGCCTCCTCCCAGCAGTCCCGGCCAGTGCGGCATGGCAGCCATCTCCAAAGCCGTGCCATCCTCCCGGAGCCCAGCGCCTTCGTCTCTGCCACCAGCTGAGGCGGGAAAGCCAAAGTCCAAGGCTGTTGCTGCCCTTGAGACCTCGCCACAGCCGCCCCCACCATCCAGTGCCATGCCGGCCGGCCGAGCCTCAGACAGTCCACCGTGGCCCAGCCCGCTCTTCAGCTCCAGCTGCTCCTTTGAGATCCGCCCAGCCCTGAAGCCCAATCTTGCCACCATCCCTGCTCACGACCTCCAGGCGCGCGCCTTGGCCAGCCTGCGGCTCAATTCCCGCAACTCCTTCCTCTTTGTGCCCCATCGGAAAGAGGCGCCCCCTGACCTTCCTCAGCCTGCAGAGGCCCTTCCCGCTGCCCCTGAGGAGAAGTCGGTCAAGCCTCTGGTGCCCGTGACTTACATAGATGAGGACTTGGTAGCAGCCATGCCGCCCTTGAAAGTCTTGAGCCCCAGACTGGAGGGTTTCCAGGTGCCTCGAGAAGGTGCCTTGGCTCTGGAGACTGAAGACCCTGCTTTGCCCACTTGCAGGCCCCTTTCCGCTGGCTCCGTTACTCGCACCTTCACCGTAGTGCCCAAAAGGAAGCCTCCCACAGCCGGCCTGGAGCCCTTCAGCAGAGCCTggctgcaggaggaggagaaagaggacaaAAGCCAAAGGGAAGCCCAGATGGGAGCCCCCCTGCAGGAATCGGGTCGTGTCAAAAAACGCTACCCCACCGTCAGTGAGATTGAAGTGATTGGCGGCTACCTTTCTCTCAATAAGTCCTGCATGAGCAAATCGGGCATTCGGCGCAAAAAG ATGAAAATATCTTTCAATGAGACCAGCTTGCAAACCATGTTTGAATATCCATCTGAGAGCTCcttagtggaggaggaggaggaaggagaatacGCCACAGAAGTACATGGGAAGCCTGCCTTTCTCACTCCTCATCCAAACAGTAGTGTCAACTCAAACCCAGTCAACTCAG GTTTGGCAGGTTACACTCCAAGGCACTCCCTAGGCTTCAACAAGTGGCAGGACCACCAGCACCAGAAGCTGCCTTCAAGCATCGGAGCCCTTCCACAGGAGGCGGACCAGCAGGTCATG CTCACCCCTTCTGAAAAGAGCCACCTGTCTGACTTCAGCAGCGAACCTGCCCTCTACTTCTGA
- the TMEM203 gene encoding transmembrane protein 203, whose amino-acid sequence MLFSLRELVQWLGFAPFELLLQAVALLATSGLLALKADGAAAGLSWWGVFAPLFAADGLSTYFTAIVSVRLFQDGEKRLAVLRLFWILTLLSLKFVFEMLLCQKLGEQSHEPLWYGLIMSPVFILLQLLMIRACRVN is encoded by the coding sequence ATGCTGTTCTCGCTGCGGGAGCTGGTGCAGTGGCTGGGCTTCGCGCCGTTCGAGCTGCTGCTGCAGGCCGTGGCGCTGCTGGCGACGTCGGGGCTGCTGGCGCTGAAGGCGGACGGCGCGGCGGCCGGGCTCAGCTGGTGGGGCGTCTTCGCGCCGCTCTTCGCCGCCGACGGGCTGAGCACCTACTTCACGGCCATCGTGTCGGTGCGGCTCTTCCAGGACGGCGAGAAGCGGCTGGCCGTGCTGCGTCTCTTCTGGATCCTGACGCTGCTCAGCCTCAAGTTCGTCTTCGAGATGCTGCTGTGCCAGAAGCTGGGCGAGCAGAGCCACGAGCCGCTCTGGTACGGACTCATCATGTCGCCTGTCTTCATCCTGCTTCAGCTCCTTATGATCCGCGCCTGCCGAGTtaattag
- the CIMIP2A gene encoding protein FAM166A, giving the protein MEPAARSSFAFSPAGLSSPGGIAEELLLLLLLREKEAKPSGYSGVASRSPEPRAGKTGREPSLPGLWITVSAAPAPGGGTTSPRGRAASGSPILCCPLAAAPAVGWEASRGKAAAPAQPRAGQGRGRRPSAWRLVHNGRPGDAAGPSPLAAEGTRYGGFYPQVRYHVGQSFGRTTSRMLTDPEVRKSPCSVLTPLRRPKFTEDFSQQKLPAPDRMDQGQLYIPGYTGFVPYSGCFPIPGQDFQLPLPKVLPLPDPPRWTHPAPLAAERKVIPCHPAIRLACGPGWRQFAATASSQLGSPKGEQRFLCHPDIALVCGQEERRGPCKAGMSLVCGQGWRGPPCRAGTDQPTRTEGVPLPLVTETVDVRRFDRTPKMDLPNLIQRKAISGYAGFIPCFTWIMGVNYLKGVKDAMNNFDRNQERLRNPMHSFGQRLPHTYWPNTKIYNSKGLVPFYTGFVPTIRENYALTFGNSTRKAYYDEVLRRQHTG; this is encoded by the exons CCTTCAGTCCGGCGGGGCTTTCCTCGCCCGGAGGGATAGCtgaggagctgctgctgctgctgctgctgcgggagAAGGAAGCGAAGCCCTCCGGTTATTCGGGAGTTGCCTCCCGCTCACCGGAGCCCCGCGCTGGGAAAACCGGGCGAGAGCCGAGCCTTCCCGGCCTTTGGATCACCGTTTCCGCCGCGCCGGCCCCGG GCGGCGGAACAACGTCCCCGCGAGGCAGGGCTGCGTCCGGGTCGCCGATCCTGTGCTGCCCCCTCGCGGCCGCCCCGGCGGTGGGATGGGAGGCCTCGAGGGGAAAGGCGGCGGCCCCAGCTCAGCCTCGGGCTGGCCAGGGACGAGGCCGCCGTCCCTCCGCCTGGAGGCTGGTTCACAATGGTCGCCCGGGTGACGCGGCCGGGCCCAGCCCTCTGGCCGCTGAAGGCACCCG ATATGGAGGCTTTTACCCTCAGGTCCGCTACCACGTTGGGCAAAGCTTCGGCAGAACAACCTCCAGGATGCTGACCGACCCTGAGGTCCGCAAGAGCCCATGCTCCGTTCTGACACCTTTGAGGAGGCCCAAGTTCACAGAAGACTTCAGCCAGCAGAAACTCCCTGCACCAGACAGGATGGATCAGGGCCAGTTGTACATCCCAGGATACACAG GATTTGTACCCTACAGCGGTTGCTTTCCTATTCCAGGCCAAGACTTCCAGCTCCCTTTGCCAAAGGTTCTTCCCCTGCCTGACCCTCCTCGATGGACCCATCCAGCACCATTGGCAGCTGAGAGAAAAGTCATCCCCTGCCATCCCGCCATCCGGCTGGCCTGTGGGCCCGGATGGAGGCAGTTTGCAGCCACAGCCAGCTCACAGCTGGGCTCCCCGAAAGGCGAGCAAAGGTTTCTCTGCCACCCGGACATTGCGCTGGTGTGTGGTCAGGAGGAGCGCCGAGGACCTTGCAAGGCTGGCATGTCCTTAGTGTGCGGACAGGGCTGGAGGGGGCCTCCTTGCCGGGCAGGAACTGATCAG CCAACCAGGACAGAAGGAGTGCCTTTGCCACTGGTAACAGAAACAGTGGATGTCAGGCGGTTTGACCGGACCCCCAAGATGGATCTGCCCAACCTCATTCAGCGAAAAGCTATCTCAG GATATGCTGGATTTATCCCATGCTTCACCTGGATTATGGGAGTCAACTACCTGAAGGGAGTGAAAGATGCCATGAACAATTTTGATAGAAACCAG GAAAGGCTAAGAAACCCCATGCATAGTTTTGGACAGCGCCTGCCCCACACTTACTGGCCCAACACAAAGATCTACAACAGCAAAGGCCTGGTTCCATTCTACACTGGGTTTGTGCCAA CTATCCGTGAAAATTATGCCCTAACTTTTGGCAACAGCACTCGGAAAGCTTATTACGATGAAGTATTGCGGAGACAACATACaggatga
- the LOC131185988 gene encoding uncharacterized protein LOC131185988 yields MSRVEASRDHPAKVHPKHKKKIVASLEDAWKEEEEDKGEGFRERILRRAVRKYPEEAGDHVEGGHRQISIPMGRAEGSCPEVLAKGTLAVIVAALAFLGFFSTSVLLVVAVCILRMVDKQRKTGKEGKTGYPSSRRPLPPIPPPRPEHTYMNMKPHGSDRLRPATPHTTEDAYLSVNELNPGPRTHQNHHYHSLSASSPPKTPMEREYIIPEKVQSFSSPSSGKKYVNVEESEPTAVTGGSPEIGMTPQGRDNHIYEEVE; encoded by the exons ATGAGCAGGGTAGAGGCCTCAAGAGATCATCCAGCCAAAGTCCACCCaaaacacaaaaagaaaataGTTGCCTCTCTGGAAGATgcctggaaggaggaggaggaggacaaaggAGAAGGATTCCGTGAGCGGATTCTTCGAAGAGCCGTGAGGAAG TATCCCGAAGAGGCTGGAGATCACGTGGAAGGTGGCCACCGGCAAATCTCCATCCCCA TGGGCAGAGCTGAGGGCAGCTGTCCTGAAGTGCTGGCCAAAGGGACCCTGGCAGTGATTGTGGCCGCCTTGGCCTTCTTGGGCTTCTTTTCCACTTCTGTCCTTCTGGTGGTGGCGGTCTGCATCCTGCGGATGGTGGATAAGCAAAG GAaaacagggaaggaagggaaaactggttatccttcttccagaaggcctcTTCCTCCTATCCC ACCTCCTCGCCCAGAGCATACGTACATGAACATGAAGCCACATGGCTCTGATCGCCTCCGTCCAGCCACCCC GCATACCACAGAGGACGCCTACCTGAGTGTCAATGAGCTGAATCCTGGTCCCAG AACCCATCAGAATCACCACTACCACAGCTTGAGTGCGTCATCGCCACCCAA GACCCCCATGGAAAGGGAGTACATAATTCCCGAAAAGGTGCAATCCTTTTCAAG CCCTTCCTCAGGAAAAAAGTACGTGAATGTGGAAGAGTCAGAGCCTACAGCTGT AACGGGAGGCTCCCCAGAGATTGGGATGACACCTCAAGG ACGCGACAATCACATTTATGAAGAAGTGGAATAG